From the genome of Phycisphaerae bacterium:
CTCCGGTCAGGCTTTCCGTCAAAGACCGTCTTGCCGTTTTCGACAATTCGAACGCCTGCCGATACATCCACTGGACAATCGCCAAAGAAGATCGTGTAGTTGGCAACATTGTCCGTTTTGAGTTCCAGTAACGGCCCATTCACCCGAGCATCCACAGTTGCAATCATCCCGAACTCACTCAATTCGCTGAGTTCAAACCAGTAATACCGGCCCGGCTGCTTCGTGCGGCACGATACGTGTTCGGGACGGCTCACCTTCTTCTTGGTAAGCAACCACGCTTCGATATCCGGCCAGTTCACGGCAAAGCTGTGCCCCATACCGGCATGTTCCGTGTACTTCCAGTCAGCCAGCCCCTTGTCCAATGTCTGCTTGTAGACAGCCCGGGAGTAGTCGGCAGACAGAACAGCGTCGTCACTGCCTGCATGGATCCAAAACGGTACATGCATGGCATTTGTCAAGGAATACGAATCGTCGCATCGCCCACAAACCGGAACACAGGCAGCCCAAATGTGGGGGTATCTGAGTCCCAGCCTGAATGTGCCGATTGCGCCCATACTGAAGCCACAGAGGTAGATGCGGTCTTCGTCGATAGCGAGTACCTGCTTGGCAAAGTTAATGCACTCCAATACATCCTCTTCGCCCATGCCGGTATACCAGAGCGAGCCCCGACCGTAGGGACCTATCTGAACCATGGATTCGATGTCCGGTGCAAGAATCGGCCCGTCTCCGAGCCCATGGAGTGTCACAAGCAGCGGCCATTCCTTGTCAGGTGTGTAATTCTCAGGCAGCTTCATAAGCAGTGGCTGCTGACTCCCATCGATCTGACTCCTGAATCGTAGCGAGAGCGGCTTGCCTACAGGTAAGTGCGGCAATTGCCGATTGTCATACCGGCGGGTGTCCAGATTGGCCGCAGCAAGGACAGATATTCCGTTGATGCATACGATTGAAATCAGCAGCCACACGCCTGGTTTTGCTCCTGTGCTCCGCATCCATTCCTCTTCACAAATAGTAGGTAACGATATCCTCGGACGTGTCGGCGATTTTGACCCCCTTGGGCAGTACTGATACGCGTTTGGCCCCCAGACCAGTTGCGATCTCCGACTTGATTGGGTCGCTACTTACACAGGAAAACGAAATATGGTGCACCGCCAAAACGGTCGCATCCTGCAAGGTACGGGATACCAACTCGGCAGCGCTGTTAAGAAAAGCGTCATGCACAAAGAAATCCAGAGCAGCTGTATGCCCTTGCGGCGCCGACCGGGGCCTGATGACATGGGCGATGCCAACAATGCTTTCTCG
Proteins encoded in this window:
- a CDS encoding dienelactone hydrolase family protein, yielding MRSTGAKPGVWLLISIVCINGISVLAAANLDTRRYDNRQLPHLPVGKPLSLRFRSQIDGSQQPLLMKLPENYTPDKEWPLLVTLHGLGDGPILAPDIESMVQIGPYGRGSLWYTGMGEEDVLECINFAKQVLAIDEDRIYLCGFSMGAIGTFRLGLRYPHIWAACVPVCGRCDDSYSLTNAMHVPFWIHAGSDDAVLSADYSRAVYKQTLDKGLADWKYTEHAGMGHSFAVNWPDIEAWLLTKKKVSRPEHVSCRTKQPGRYYWFELSELSEFGMIATVDARVNGPLLELKTDNVANYTIFFGDCPVDVSAGVRIVENGKTVFDGKPDRSGYFVKRREHDGPRKHTGRCGPLWDIYRGPCTLVYGTDSTDKLLVEAARSCAESFSSPPWMGRVTFPVIPDTRITELQIKDSNLVLFGNAAMNKVLARIASELPVVMTPDSISADGHRFTGRDIGFVLIYPNPLNNQRYVAVFAGSSADAMNVFDRLWPDFHSPVRDIDAGVFELVHRDNAVEWKLTRVFGSDWNWR